One segment of Pleuronectes platessa chromosome 21, fPlePla1.1, whole genome shotgun sequence DNA contains the following:
- the LOC128426913 gene encoding histone-lysine N-methyltransferase PRDM9 produces MSGRSDEVEWVETTEEVVVIEECLPPDDNTPLGTVIPVLDAAEEPVQKLLETVGKEETTEADDGFYCEECLPLFQDQSDPANINGPSFILDFPTSVGVPQRALLTLPYGLMIGRSSIPWAGVGVMNHGAPVSPGMHFGPFEGEVTTSESALESDFAWEIYKGEHEFEYIDAARESQSNWMRYVNCARNKEESNLLAVPYKGSILYHCCRTIHPGDELTVWPSDKLLTLFSEAWTQMWLMKLHSAENNTNSTSQIFLCPSCQLSFTTEAFLQRHTEHFHTQPAGGCATPAAEEADPENPSPSVASLVVLSVDPVDSKTCEDCGKIFKRMPHLRRHRLCVHSNKRPYCCSQCRRSFSQASGLIRHQLVHRKPTALKAPDQNGEIQETLTRTSSELSKSADPTETDEPKEMNVSENPEEAVDVTETENASAAEAETSQSSCSDCGKSFRNDASLRKHKMTVHERLRPYVCTVCQKCFGQYHDLTRHLRLHQKQNERKEAKSQSAEETTTLPFNCAECSLTFSSVDSLQQHISEQHAENTTEELQDDNDQSQDADFIPPPSVADSVEAAQRPPSQRPQRLAARSRISDITKLIAPKRRADGSKKHLTSSAQPERSCTEPEAPAGRDVLSCNKCKGTYGNPEELKAHKCTLKPLKCGQCGATFNKSGFLRRHELTVHANAKSYSCDRCEKVFATPSKLKQHQKSNTCMKYHCTSEPFSCSFCQFSFTMKSYLIKHIKRHHPVEFVSHCESDGLLVELEEEEQGEKEHICPHCGKSCASAKALKCHTCFKQVKVMYLCTDCGKGFTNHYSLKQHLRIHTGEKPYSCPHCDKSFSYTGQLNVHLRTHTGEKPYLCTHCGESFRQSGDLKRHERKHTGVRPHSCPECSKSFSRPQSLKAHQLLHMGQKMFKCTQCGKSFSRNYHLRRHHQKMHM; encoded by the exons ATGTCGGGCAGGAGCGACGAGGTGGAGTGGGTCGAGACAAccgaggaggtggtggtgatcGAGGAGTGTTTACCCCCTGATGACAACACCCCACTAGGCACAG TGATTCCTGTTTTAGATGCAGCAGAAGAACCAGTGCAGAAGTTACTGGAAACTGTGGGGAAAGAGGAAACCACTGAGGCTGATGATGGCTTTT ACTGTGAGGagtgtctccctctcttccagGACCAAAGTGATCCCGCAAACATCAACGGCCCGTCTTTTATCCTCGACTTTCCAACGAGCGTGGGCGTCCCCCAGAGGGCCCTCCTCACTCTGCCCTATGGGCTGATGATAGGCAGGTCCAGTATTCCCTGGGCCGGCGTCGGGGTCATGAATCATGGAGCACCGGTGTCTCCAGGAATGCATTTTGGACCATTTGAGGGGGAAGTGACAACAAGTGAAAGTGCACTGGAAAGTGACTTTGCCTGGGAG ATTTACAAAGGAGAACATGAGTTTGAATACATTGATGCTGCCAGGGAATCCCAGTCAAACTGGATGAG GTACGTGAACTGTGCTCGTAACAAAGAAGAGAGCAATCTGCTGGCAGTTCCTTACAAGGGCAGCATCCTGTATCACTGCTGTCGCACCATCCACCCTGGAGACGAGCTCACGGTGTGGCCCAGCGACAAGCTCCTCACCCTCTTCAGTGAGGCCTGGACCCAGATGTGGCTTATGAAGTTACATTCAGCAG AGAATAATACAAATTCGACATCTCAGATCTTCCTGTGCCCCAGTTGTCAGCTCTCCTTCACCACAGAGGCCTTCCTCCAGCGACACACAGAACACTTCCACACGCAGCCTGCAGGGGGCTGCGCGACACCTGCTGCTGAGGAGGCCGACCCTGAAAATCCCAGTCCCTCTGTAGCCTCCCTGGTGGTGTTATCTGTCGATCCCGTTGACTCCAAAACATGTGAGGACTGCGGGAAGATCTTCAAGCGGATGCCTCACCTCAGGAGACACAGACTTTGCGTCCACTCGAACAAGCGGCCCTACTGCTGCTCACAGTGCAGGCGCTCCTTCAGCCAGGCGTCCGGCCTCATCAGACACCAGCTGGTTCACAGGAAGCCCACTGCGCTTAAAGCTCCTGATCAAAACGGTGAGATACAAGAGACCTTGACGAGGACGAGTTCAGAACTTTCTAAATCTGCAGATCCCACTGAGACTGATGAACCAAAGGAAATGAATGTAAGTGAGAATCCAGAAGAAGCTGTGGATGTAACTGAAACTGAGAACGCGTCCGCAGCAGAGGCCGAAACGTCTCAGTCCAGCTGTTCAGACTGTGGAAAGAGCTTCAGAAACGACGCCTCCCTCAGAAAGCATAAGATGACAGTCCATGAGAGGCTGCGTCCCTACGTCTGCACCGTGTGTCAGAAGTGCTTCGGCCAGTACCACGACCTGACCCGGCACCTGCGGCTTCACCAGAAGCAAAATGAAAGGAAAGAGGCGAAAAGTCAGTCTGCAGAGGAAACCACCACGTTGCCCTTTAACTGTGCTGAGTGTTCCCTGACGTTCTCCTCGGTGGATTCCCTTCAGCAGCACATCAGTGAGCAGCACGCGGAGAACACCACGGAGGAACTTCAAGACGATAACGATCAAAGCCAAGACGCTGACTTCATTCCACCTCCCTCCGTGGCTGACTCGGTGGAAGCAGCCCAGAGACCGCCCTCTCAAAGGCCGCAGCGACTTGCAGCCAGATCCAGGATTTCTGACATCACCAAGCTCATCGCTCCAAAACGCAGAGCGGACGGCAGCAAGAAGCATCTGACCAGCAGCGCTCAGCCCGAGAGGAGCTGCACGGAACCAGAAGCACCGGCTGGCCGGGACGTGCTCAGCTGCAACAAATGCAAAGGGACGTATGGAAACCCGGAGGAACTCAAAGCCCATAAGTGCACGTTGAAGCCGCTCAAGTGTGGTCAGTGTGGGGCAACCTTCAACAAGTCCGGCTTCCTGAGACGACACGAGCTGACGGTGCACGCCAACGCAAAGTCCTACAGCTGTGACCGCTGTGAGAAGGTGTTCGCCACGCCCAGTAAACTGAAACAGCACCAGAAGAGCAACACGTGTATGAAGTACCACTGCACGTCCGAgcccttctcctgctccttctgccAGTTCTCCTTCACCATGAAGAGCTACCTTATCAAACACATCAAGCGGCACCACCCGGTGGAGTTTGTCTCTCACTGCGAGTCGGACGGCCTCCTGgttgagctggaggaggaggagcagggggagaagGAGCACATCTGCCCCCACTGCGGGAAGAGCTGCGCCAGCGCCAAAGCTCTGAAGTGCCACACGTGCTTCAAGCAGGTGAAGGTCATGTACCTGTGCACCGACTGTGGAAAGGGCTTCACCAACCACTACAGTCTGAAGCAGCATCTGCGCATCCACACGGGCGAGAAGCCGTACAGCTGCCCCCACTGCGACAAGAGCTTCTCGTACACGGGGCAGCTCAACGTGCACCTCCGGACCCACACGGGGGAGAAGCCCTACCTCTGCACCCACTGTGGGGAGAGCTTCCGGCAGTCGGGGGACCTGAAGCGGCACGAGAGGAAGCACACGGGCGTGAGGCCCCACAGCTGCCCCGAGTGCAGCAAGAGCTTCAGCCGCCCGCAGAGTCTGAAAGCTCATCAGCTGCTCCACATGGGACAGAAGATGTTCAAATGCACCCAGTGTGGAAAGAGCTTCTCAAGAAACTACCACCTCAGGAGACACCACCAGAAGATGCACATGTAA